One window of Mangrovibacterium diazotrophicum genomic DNA carries:
- a CDS encoding FAD-dependent oxidoreductase encodes MKIFRVFFLLLLPFLLFNAYQYGNVQRYDVVVYGGTPAGIAAAIQVARSGRTVALLEPTAQVGGIIVNGLGSSDIDNHDFQNSKAVGGIALEFYRRVAKYYGRLAAFDEKLKAGDRDVTLWRFEPHVAEQIIQDLLGEYDIDVFCDSQIQEDFKSVQKEGTAIRTIETTNGKLFYGKVFIDATLEGDLFYYAGITTTWGRESNQLYGETKNGIRAETTHAQFKVNVDPYVIPGDSTSGLIATIQDEPFGTPCDGDKSIQAYCFRMCLTDDADNRIPFRKPDNYDRSQYEIYLRYLKAGGKLYTPYRKLPNGKTDLGAWHDLSHNLYGMNRLYPSGDAKIREMIFDQHKTFTQGLFYFLANDPEVGILDSALQHTWSEWGLCKDEFTDNEGWPRQFYVRDARRMVSDYVITEQHTKRINPTPVSDPVAVAYWPPDLHSVRRIVKDAAAYNEGFVFGGNDWRPFGISYQALIPRKEESTNLLSPTCVSASHVAYGAIRIEFTYMALGQACGAAAVLAIDSQCNVQDVSYPELQEMLKCSGQILDAESVGMPPAIRVK; translated from the coding sequence ATGAAAATCTTTCGGGTATTTTTTCTGTTACTTCTCCCATTTCTTCTTTTTAATGCCTATCAGTATGGCAACGTTCAAAGGTATGATGTGGTTGTCTATGGAGGAACTCCTGCAGGAATTGCAGCTGCGATTCAGGTGGCTAGATCTGGGAGAACAGTTGCATTGCTTGAGCCTACAGCGCAGGTTGGAGGAATAATCGTTAATGGTTTGGGGAGCTCGGATATTGATAATCACGATTTTCAAAATAGCAAAGCAGTAGGCGGAATTGCACTTGAATTTTATAGAAGAGTTGCCAAGTACTACGGACGATTAGCAGCGTTTGACGAAAAGCTGAAAGCGGGGGACAGAGATGTTACGCTATGGCGTTTTGAGCCACATGTGGCGGAGCAGATTATTCAGGACTTGTTGGGAGAATATGATATTGACGTTTTTTGCGACAGTCAGATTCAGGAGGATTTTAAATCGGTTCAAAAAGAAGGGACAGCCATTCGTACGATCGAAACCACGAATGGAAAGCTTTTCTATGGGAAGGTTTTTATTGACGCAACGCTGGAGGGGGATCTATTTTATTACGCGGGAATAACAACCACCTGGGGGCGGGAGAGTAATCAGCTTTATGGCGAAACGAAAAATGGAATTCGGGCTGAAACCACGCATGCCCAGTTTAAGGTAAATGTTGATCCATATGTTATTCCGGGAGATTCGACAAGCGGATTGATTGCAACGATCCAAGACGAGCCGTTTGGAACTCCTTGTGATGGCGATAAATCAATCCAGGCGTATTGCTTCCGCATGTGTTTAACGGATGATGCGGATAACCGGATACCGTTCAGAAAGCCAGATAACTATGACCGTAGCCAGTACGAAATATATTTGCGATACCTGAAAGCAGGTGGGAAGTTGTACACGCCATATCGAAAATTGCCCAATGGGAAAACCGATCTTGGGGCCTGGCACGACTTGTCGCACAACCTGTATGGAATGAACCGGCTTTATCCGTCAGGAGATGCTAAAATCCGCGAAATGATTTTCGATCAACACAAAACATTCACCCAAGGGCTTTTCTACTTTTTAGCGAATGATCCTGAAGTTGGAATTCTGGACTCCGCTTTACAACATACCTGGAGTGAGTGGGGGCTTTGTAAAGATGAATTTACAGATAACGAAGGATGGCCCCGGCAGTTTTACGTGCGCGATGCACGACGAATGGTTTCAGACTATGTAATCACAGAACAACATACAAAGCGTATTAACCCAACACCCGTTAGTGACCCGGTCGCAGTAGCCTATTGGCCACCTGATCTGCACTCGGTTCGCCGGATTGTTAAAGACGCCGCCGCATACAACGAGGGCTTTGTTTTTGGTGGTAATGATTGGCGACCATTCGGAATTTCGTATCAGGCATTGATTCCGAGGAAGGAAGAAAGCACCAACTTGCTAAGTCCGACTTGTGTTTCTGCAAGTCATGTTGCTTACGGAGCGATACGAATAGAATTTACTTACATGGCCTTAGGGCAAGCTTGCGGGGCTGCAGCTGTGTTGGCTATCGACAGCCAATGCAATGTTCAAGACGTCAGCTATCCGGAGCTTCAAGAGATGCTAAAATGTAGCGGACAAATTTTGGATGCAGAATCGGTTGGCATGCCACCGGCGATCCGAGTAAAATGA
- a CDS encoding GH92 family glycosyl hydrolase encodes MIKRNIIIAGLAIWAIACSPTKPNTDLEDTTERLTDFVDPFIGTGLNGHTFPGAAYPFGQIQLSPDNGTEGWDWSSGYHYSDSIVSGFSHLHLSGTGIGDLTDISFLPTTQKVSFRDREENADFIHRYADKYAHENESASPGYYAVKLENTGISAEFTVTERVGFHHYSFPKDSLKNLILNLGFAINWDETTKSNLNIVDSTLVTGMRFSTGWAADQHVYFAARFSQPITQSEIRNVPGNEEKVGVLSFSNPDLLVKVGLSSVSVENALKNLDQTLVDWDFDRVRKAASDAWENELQKIKIEATDNEVRKILYTALYHTMIQPALFSDLNGEFKGVDGSVKTAKGYKRYTIFSLWDTYRSLHPLFTLIEQPRVNDMIKSMLDHYEQTGILPVWELDGNETFCMVGNHSITVIAEAILKGIGDFDYVLAYQAMKESSMQDRDGMAEYDRLGFIPADKIKESVSKLMEIAVSDYSVAKVAEKLGKADDAEYFRKRAQNYKNIYDEQTGFFRGKMADGNWTTPFDPTYSDHQKTDYTEGNGWQYLWLVPQDVDGLIDLVGGKDTFAERLDQFFELKDGVKGINASLDISGLIGGYAHGNEPSHHISFLYNYVGKYWKTQELNRKIQTIFYSDQPGGLIGNEDCGQMSAWYILSVLGFYPVHSADLVYQLGSPLVQKAEVKLLSGKTLTILAPNASPENKYVQEVKLNGEKLNRSYITHAEIMDGAVLEFTMGEQPNLMLFHNN; translated from the coding sequence ATTTATTGGAACGGGACTAAATGGTCATACATTTCCCGGTGCTGCCTATCCGTTCGGACAAATTCAACTAAGTCCCGATAATGGAACCGAAGGCTGGGACTGGAGCTCGGGATATCACTATTCTGATAGTATCGTTTCGGGATTCAGCCATTTGCATTTAAGCGGCACCGGGATTGGCGATTTAACGGATATTTCCTTCCTTCCCACGACCCAAAAGGTTTCTTTTCGAGATCGTGAGGAAAATGCAGATTTTATTCATCGCTATGCCGACAAGTACGCTCATGAAAATGAATCGGCTTCGCCTGGCTACTATGCCGTGAAATTAGAGAATACGGGCATTTCGGCGGAGTTTACAGTTACTGAGCGTGTTGGATTTCATCATTATAGCTTTCCAAAAGACAGCCTTAAAAACCTGATTCTCAATCTGGGATTTGCAATTAACTGGGATGAAACCACAAAATCAAATTTGAATATCGTAGACAGTACTTTGGTGACCGGGATGCGATTCTCAACAGGGTGGGCTGCCGATCAACATGTGTATTTTGCAGCTCGATTCTCGCAACCGATTACCCAGTCAGAAATTAGAAATGTGCCGGGTAATGAAGAAAAAGTTGGCGTTTTGAGCTTTTCAAACCCGGATCTGTTGGTTAAAGTTGGATTATCATCCGTGAGTGTTGAAAACGCGCTGAAGAACCTGGACCAAACGCTCGTTGATTGGGATTTTGATCGGGTCCGAAAGGCAGCTTCGGATGCCTGGGAAAATGAGCTCCAAAAGATAAAAATTGAAGCTACCGACAACGAAGTCAGGAAGATACTTTACACAGCGCTTTACCATACCATGATTCAACCCGCTCTCTTTTCCGATTTAAACGGAGAATTTAAAGGTGTTGATGGTTCGGTTAAAACAGCGAAAGGCTACAAGCGGTACACCATATTTTCGCTTTGGGATACCTATCGTTCGCTGCATCCCTTGTTTACGCTGATTGAACAGCCAAGAGTCAATGACATGATCAAATCGATGTTGGACCATTATGAGCAAACCGGAATTTTGCCGGTTTGGGAACTCGATGGAAATGAGACCTTTTGCATGGTTGGCAATCATTCCATTACCGTAATTGCGGAAGCCATTCTAAAAGGTATTGGTGATTTCGATTACGTGCTGGCTTACCAAGCCATGAAAGAAAGTTCAATGCAGGATCGCGATGGTATGGCTGAGTATGACCGGTTGGGGTTTATCCCGGCGGATAAAATAAAAGAGTCAGTTTCGAAATTGATGGAGATTGCTGTCAGCGATTATAGCGTAGCAAAGGTTGCAGAAAAACTAGGAAAGGCCGATGATGCTGAATATTTCAGGAAGCGTGCTCAAAACTACAAGAACATTTACGACGAGCAAACCGGATTCTTTAGAGGAAAAATGGCCGATGGCAATTGGACAACACCGTTCGATCCTACCTATTCAGACCATCAAAAAACGGACTACACCGAAGGGAATGGCTGGCAATATTTGTGGTTGGTTCCGCAGGATGTCGATGGCTTGATCGATTTGGTTGGAGGGAAGGATACTTTTGCCGAACGACTTGATCAGTTTTTTGAGCTAAAAGACGGCGTTAAGGGCATTAATGCATCGTTGGATATATCAGGCTTGATTGGTGGATACGCCCATGGAAATGAACCGAGCCACCACATTAGTTTTCTTTACAATTATGTTGGTAAATACTGGAAAACACAGGAACTCAACCGAAAAATTCAAACCATATTTTATTCCGATCAGCCCGGAGGCCTTATCGGAAACGAGGATTGTGGTCAGATGTCGGCCTGGTACATTTTGAGTGTGCTGGGATTTTACCCGGTTCATTCAGCAGATTTGGTATACCAGTTGGGATCTCCATTGGTTCAAAAAGCAGAAGTTAAACTATTGTCCGGTAAAACGTTGACGATTCTCGCACCGAATGCGTCTCCGGAAAATAAATATGTACAGGAAGTAAAACTGAATGGCGAGAAGCTGAATCGTAGCTATATCACACACGCTGAAATAATGGACGGTGCTGTCCTCGAATTTACAATGGGAGAGCAACCGAACTTGATGCTCTTCCACAATAACTAA